The following proteins are encoded in a genomic region of Desulfosporosinus youngiae DSM 17734:
- a CDS encoding McrB family protein, with product MIRDSRIWNSIIIGKPVIESIDVDINSQSLRMQVNMISILPDSLHKALDGRRQITIWGKDLMLAGFPDELVTTSHFRQYEINEGRKARAKEFFKTRLLSFTVEAVKKDTYRVYFNGKNVAFHETPVQFNPLTSQFTPIPIIAKDVPVEHVCKIFYEKHPSVDFISYQYPEDPPLVIGYQKHFFGCQSGWLGELKQHWRIYCPDGEEVTCVPAQIPESQILRRGTLAFLLDEDLNGISQQILNCKPFPSNEFIKCFGAAAQANTADRALQSEKAEPKATAVFLPSMTDEGRSKGSDEGQTEPPVIVDNGEQTFINDLNHVALSNQLVYDMEDLVNFHIAIKTGSLVVLAGMSGVGKSQLVINYARALGLSGVDEAGEERKQFLFIPVRPSWNDDADLIGFYDAIHKIYRPAETGLVDLLIEAAKEDNKDKLYLICFDEMNLARVEHYFSQFLSILELVDDRYLTLYSEKLAPEVYNRHEYSPRVPIGNNVFFVGTVNIDESSFQFSDKVLDRANVINLKIFESLRAWKMKFEEKTVGKTSEEGAQLSPVPGNVFSSWCNNSVTEIGLTDLEIDFLDELNSALRKIDKDRVIGYRIIRQIGSYLKNIPSSNEGKGLLDRGKAFDLQLVQRIMTKFKGSESDLEPFLGKYPEREQAASQILKLFDKYSEVSTFSYSRDVCHKKAKELLDHGYAS from the coding sequence ATGATCAGAGATAGCAGAATTTGGAACTCAATTATTATTGGGAAACCAGTTATTGAGAGCATTGATGTCGATATAAACTCCCAGTCGCTGCGCATGCAAGTCAATATGATTTCCATTTTACCGGATAGTTTACACAAGGCCTTAGATGGAAGACGGCAAATAACCATTTGGGGCAAGGATTTAATGTTAGCCGGATTTCCGGACGAACTTGTGACGACCTCTCATTTTCGGCAGTATGAAATCAATGAAGGCCGCAAAGCACGAGCCAAAGAATTTTTTAAAACACGGCTACTCTCGTTTACAGTAGAAGCTGTTAAGAAAGACACCTACCGAGTGTATTTTAACGGAAAGAATGTTGCCTTTCATGAGACTCCCGTTCAATTTAATCCGTTGACATCTCAATTCACACCCATACCTATTATTGCTAAAGACGTGCCGGTTGAGCATGTCTGCAAGATTTTTTACGAGAAGCACCCTTCGGTTGACTTTATTTCCTATCAATACCCTGAGGATCCGCCCTTAGTCATTGGCTATCAGAAACATTTTTTTGGATGCCAGTCCGGCTGGCTGGGTGAACTTAAGCAGCACTGGCGCATCTATTGTCCGGATGGGGAAGAAGTGACCTGTGTCCCGGCTCAAATACCGGAAAGTCAAATTCTCCGGCGTGGTACCTTAGCCTTTTTACTGGATGAGGATTTAAATGGAATCAGTCAGCAAATCTTAAATTGCAAGCCCTTTCCAAGTAATGAATTCATCAAGTGCTTTGGTGCGGCGGCTCAAGCCAATACAGCAGACCGTGCGCTGCAATCAGAAAAAGCTGAGCCTAAAGCAACCGCTGTTTTCCTCCCTTCAATGACCGATGAGGGCAGGAGTAAGGGGTCTGATGAAGGTCAAACCGAGCCCCCTGTCATAGTGGATAATGGGGAGCAGACATTTATTAATGATCTGAATCACGTAGCCCTATCAAATCAGTTGGTGTACGATATGGAGGACCTTGTCAATTTTCATATAGCGATTAAAACCGGTTCCTTAGTTGTTTTGGCCGGAATGTCCGGGGTTGGCAAATCTCAGCTGGTCATTAACTATGCCCGAGCGTTAGGTCTCTCAGGAGTGGATGAAGCCGGTGAAGAACGTAAACAGTTTTTATTTATTCCGGTTCGTCCCAGCTGGAATGACGACGCGGATTTAATCGGCTTTTATGATGCAATTCACAAAATTTACAGACCGGCGGAAACCGGACTCGTTGATTTGCTTATAGAAGCAGCGAAAGAAGATAACAAAGATAAACTCTATCTCATTTGCTTTGATGAAATGAATCTGGCCCGGGTTGAACATTACTTCAGTCAATTTTTAAGCATATTGGAGCTTGTAGATGATCGCTATTTAACCTTATACAGCGAAAAGCTGGCTCCCGAGGTGTATAACCGGCACGAGTATTCGCCGCGGGTTCCGATTGGGAATAATGTATTTTTTGTGGGCACGGTCAATATTGATGAATCTTCCTTTCAATTTAGTGATAAGGTTCTTGACCGGGCGAATGTCATTAACCTCAAAATTTTTGAGTCCTTACGCGCTTGGAAAATGAAGTTTGAAGAGAAAACCGTCGGCAAAACATCCGAAGAAGGGGCACAACTATCCCCTGTACCGGGCAATGTCTTTTCTTCCTGGTGTAATAATTCAGTGACCGAGATTGGCTTGACTGATCTTGAAATTGACTTTCTGGATGAGTTGAATTCAGCGCTGCGCAAAATTGATAAAGACCGGGTAATAGGTTATCGGATTATTCGTCAAATTGGATCCTACCTCAAGAACATTCCTTCCAGCAACGAAGGGAAGGGGCTTCTCGACCGCGGTAAGGCCTTTGATCTTCAACTGGTACAGCGAATCATGACCAAGTTTAAAGGCTCGGAATCCGATTTGGAACCATTCTTAGGTAAATACCCGGAACGCGAACAAGCTGCCAGTCAAATCCTTAAATTATTTGATAAGTATTCCGAAGTTTCGACCTTTAGCTATTCCCGGGATGTTTGCCATAAAAAAGCAAAGGAACTTTTGGATCATGGCTATGCATCTTGA
- a CDS encoding DUF2357 domain-containing protein, with protein MAMHLEDKGISIVFYLGRQDSPCLVSQHSVIEVFERENLYVSYSSDEKDAYLYIDGLDGYDSSLLHLDEEGIPCLRSGTYHFPLYCDANEDYPLIPGDYMVFVKRKGEVSDLIEATLRVRPNNITEDQLDVMRNELNDMVQGLAYDQMRTSHGIKLWGENGLLPTVVLAEYVLLKYMVKELGLPLQDLARHPEPLLERQYREVKSNVNCKQDGKSYRWLLSLQGQRANAAAKSMAQPEVILGVIEHLTYDTPENRMVLGFLQCVSSQMEFVLRSIRKTIAEEQRAIYSRAPYADLQKSTSHEVRASQVKIERLESMEREMKKGIFDVQTFMDHPVFRGLKPLKTFSHFSLKMQRDWRYKKVASWWKQLRDQGFEIPQCHDFKVQWKRTDVLYEYWCYIKTIIALEQVGFAPVAGWIYDASYRTNQEIMFPVLQEDTIVEMVKGLIRLAVSFNEKMPRAKRSAIRNSRILYMEGTNYKPDIRIDIFIRDVYKGSIVVDAKYRKRLNIWNNDRVEDDNRPKNMNTLQNYSNSLKYVGDPAGVSKAIKVIALHPSYGSEIEEIEDTNVSIIQLRPKERLTHYSGYLQGLIQG; from the coding sequence ATGGCTATGCATCTTGAGGACAAAGGAATTTCGATCGTTTTTTACTTAGGAAGGCAAGACAGTCCCTGTCTGGTTAGTCAGCACAGCGTAATTGAAGTTTTTGAACGGGAAAACCTTTACGTTTCTTATAGTTCAGACGAGAAGGATGCCTACCTGTATATCGATGGGTTAGACGGCTATGATTCTTCGCTGCTTCATCTTGATGAAGAAGGGATTCCCTGTTTAAGATCAGGCACCTATCATTTTCCTCTCTATTGTGATGCCAATGAAGATTACCCGCTGATCCCCGGGGATTATATGGTGTTTGTAAAACGAAAAGGGGAAGTCAGTGATTTAATTGAAGCTACATTGCGGGTCAGACCGAATAACATCACTGAAGACCAGCTGGATGTGATGCGCAATGAGCTTAATGACATGGTTCAGGGGTTAGCCTATGATCAGATGCGTACTAGTCATGGGATTAAACTCTGGGGGGAGAACGGTTTACTCCCTACGGTCGTGTTAGCCGAATATGTCCTTTTGAAGTATATGGTTAAAGAACTGGGCTTACCCCTACAGGACTTGGCGCGTCACCCGGAGCCATTGTTGGAACGCCAGTACCGTGAAGTGAAGTCTAACGTGAATTGTAAACAAGATGGCAAGTCCTATCGCTGGTTGTTATCCCTTCAAGGGCAGCGGGCTAATGCAGCGGCTAAAAGTATGGCTCAGCCTGAGGTGATTTTAGGCGTCATCGAACACCTCACCTACGATACCCCTGAAAACCGGATGGTTCTGGGATTTCTTCAGTGTGTTTCATCTCAAATGGAATTTGTCTTACGCTCAATCAGGAAGACGATTGCCGAAGAACAACGGGCCATCTATTCAAGAGCCCCCTATGCCGACTTGCAAAAATCCACAAGCCATGAAGTGAGAGCTTCGCAGGTGAAAATTGAACGGCTTGAATCCATGGAACGGGAAATGAAAAAGGGAATATTCGACGTACAAACTTTTATGGATCACCCTGTATTCAGAGGGCTTAAACCGTTAAAAACCTTCAGTCATTTCTCTCTGAAGATGCAGCGGGATTGGCGTTACAAGAAAGTAGCTTCCTGGTGGAAGCAGCTGAGAGATCAGGGCTTCGAAATTCCCCAATGTCACGATTTCAAAGTGCAGTGGAAACGTACGGATGTTTTATATGAATACTGGTGTTACATAAAAACCATCATTGCGTTAGAACAGGTGGGATTCGCCCCGGTTGCCGGTTGGATTTATGATGCATCTTATCGGACAAATCAAGAGATAATGTTTCCGGTCCTTCAAGAGGATACTATAGTGGAAATGGTAAAAGGCTTAATCCGGCTCGCAGTGTCCTTTAATGAGAAAATGCCGCGCGCCAAGCGAAGTGCCATAAGAAACAGCCGGATCCTCTATATGGAAGGAACGAATTATAAACCCGATATTCGAATTGATATTTTTATAAGAGATGTGTATAAAGGTTCTATTGTCGTTGATGCCAAGTATCGTAAGAGATTAAATATTTGGAACAATGACAGGGTCGAAGATGACAACCGTCCGAAAAATATGAACACCCTGCAGAATTATTCGAACTCCCTGAAGTACGTCGGAGATCCTGCAGGGGTATCCAAGGCAATTAAAGTTATCGCCTTACATCCCAGTTATGGATCTGAGATTGAGGAAATCGAAGATACAAATGTCAGTATTATTCAACTGCGGCCGAAAGAACGGCTGACACACTACTCCGGCTATCTGCAGGGTTTGATCCAAGGCTAG
- a CDS encoding DUF3006 domain-containing protein, with protein sequence MYIVDRFEENWAIIETENRTMFKLPRSILPIDLKEGDVINIQVSINSEATKQRSDKAKSLLDNFFGE encoded by the coding sequence TTGTATATTGTTGATCGATTTGAAGAGAACTGGGCTATTATTGAAACCGAAAATCGTACCATGTTTAAATTACCCCGCAGTATATTGCCAATCGATCTGAAAGAAGGGGATGTCATAAACATTCAGGTCAGTATTAATTCTGAAGCAACAAAGCAGCGTTCGGATAAAGCTAAAAGTCTGTTGGATAACTTTTTCGGTGAGTGA
- a CDS encoding MBL fold metallo-hydrolase: MVLAVLVLSGCSQGETAPVATPSVNHGILQVHFLDVGQADSALLISPGGEAILIDGGNNDDGPKVVDYLKAQGVRELSAIVATHPHEDHIGGLDSVLQSIPTKTVYMPNAASNTRTFEDFIAAVNTSGAEKIQAKSGVNLNIPDLTGVFLAPNNSGYKELNNFSAVLKVTYGKVAFLFEGDAEDISEAEMLKNGQDLKANVLKVGHHGSNSSTTSGFLKAVAPQHAIISVGADNEYGHPTPAILDRLAKAGTNVYRTDQSGTIIVTTDGESIKINKTDSIELSDIDLHGEVVTITNRSNSEVNLSGWKLVSEVGDQTYHFPSGTTVTAGGSLKVVSGENAGAGADTLVWTQSNIWNNNGDPGALYDSQGKLVSKR; this comes from the coding sequence ATCGTTCTCGCCGTATTAGTTCTTTCCGGATGCAGCCAAGGGGAAACGGCTCCTGTTGCAACCCCTTCTGTAAATCATGGAATATTACAAGTTCATTTCCTGGATGTCGGTCAGGCGGATAGTGCTCTCTTAATTTCTCCCGGCGGAGAGGCGATTCTTATTGATGGCGGAAACAATGACGATGGACCAAAGGTGGTTGATTATTTAAAAGCACAGGGGGTCAGAGAGCTTTCTGCCATCGTCGCAACTCATCCTCATGAAGATCACATAGGAGGATTGGATTCAGTCCTTCAAAGCATACCTACTAAAACCGTCTATATGCCAAATGCTGCTTCTAATACTAGAACCTTCGAAGACTTTATTGCGGCAGTCAATACCAGTGGCGCAGAAAAAATTCAGGCCAAATCAGGAGTAAACCTGAACATTCCGGATCTTACAGGGGTGTTTCTGGCACCAAATAATAGCGGTTATAAAGAACTGAATAATTTCAGTGCCGTTCTAAAAGTGACCTATGGCAAAGTAGCCTTTCTTTTCGAAGGAGATGCCGAAGATATTTCAGAAGCAGAAATGCTGAAGAACGGACAAGATTTGAAAGCAAATGTGCTTAAAGTAGGCCATCATGGGAGTAACAGTTCAACAACCAGCGGATTTTTGAAAGCTGTAGCTCCACAACATGCCATTATTTCAGTGGGGGCTGATAATGAATACGGTCACCCAACGCCTGCCATCTTGGATAGATTAGCTAAGGCCGGAACCAACGTTTACAGAACGGATCAATCAGGAACGATTATTGTCACAACGGATGGAGAATCTATAAAAATTAATAAGACGGATTCAATTGAGCTGTCAGATATTGATCTCCATGGGGAAGTAGTGACCATAACTAATCGCAGTAATTCGGAGGTCAATCTGTCAGGGTGGAAATTAGTGAGTGAAGTCGGTGATCAAACCTATCATTTTCCATCGGGTACGACGGTGACAGCAGGGGGATCGCTTAAAGTTGTCAGCGGGGAAAATGCAGGGGCAGGAGCGGATACACTGGTTTGGACCCAATCAAATATTTGGAACAATAATGGTGATCCCGGAGCACTTTACGATAGTCAAGGAAAGTTGGTATCCAAACGATAA
- a CDS encoding PucR family transcriptional regulator has product MDIYEVQRVQSDLLKIVAEGAGVTGIAEALIKVTEAPVVVTNEFYKVLASSHEDYPRNSFVRSSTIGTEKNPGLCQVSLGSKMNQAYVFPSFIKNELLGFLFVFSETPNSADIQTLGEAVSLVLAVQLAKEKEFSLTEKTYIDAFMFDLLYGNIESGEDIISRGELWGWDLSRPQCVIVFELDDYDYFSGDRKLLEVLFDSVQAVMNEMSEKPILTKKKGEVIAILFKSKDSKQEQREYTKLLVDKIKSLVQHRIPSKVLRLGIGRIYKNAKDVFRSYQEAKVALELGKLMDSRLQTPFFIKLGLARILYNHDRHELAELYKETLGELERYDLQHNTDFMKTLETFLAHRCDLKETAKVSFVHPNTLRYRLKKIEEILDVDLDDFDTKLNLMVAFKIKFLKKAELDK; this is encoded by the coding sequence ATGGATATTTATGAGGTGCAAAGGGTGCAATCTGACTTATTAAAGATTGTTGCAGAAGGAGCCGGAGTCACAGGGATTGCTGAGGCCCTTATTAAAGTGACTGAAGCCCCAGTCGTTGTGACGAATGAATTTTATAAAGTCCTCGCTTCCAGCCATGAGGACTACCCAAGAAACTCATTTGTTAGAAGCAGTACTATTGGAACTGAAAAGAACCCGGGATTATGTCAGGTAAGTCTGGGCAGCAAGATGAATCAAGCTTATGTCTTTCCAAGTTTTATAAAGAATGAATTACTCGGTTTTCTGTTTGTGTTCAGCGAAACACCGAATTCGGCGGACATTCAAACCTTAGGTGAGGCTGTGTCTCTCGTTTTAGCGGTTCAGTTGGCGAAGGAAAAGGAGTTTTCCTTGACGGAGAAGACGTATATCGATGCCTTTATGTTTGACTTGCTTTATGGCAATATTGAATCCGGAGAGGATATCATCTCCAGAGGGGAACTTTGGGGATGGGATTTAAGCCGACCTCAATGTGTCATAGTATTCGAATTGGATGATTACGACTATTTTTCGGGAGATAGAAAGCTGCTTGAGGTACTTTTTGACAGCGTGCAAGCTGTGATGAACGAAATGAGCGAAAAACCTATTCTGACCAAAAAAAAGGGAGAAGTAATTGCGATCCTTTTCAAGTCCAAGGACAGCAAGCAGGAACAAAGAGAATATACCAAGTTATTAGTCGATAAGATCAAAAGCCTTGTACAACATAGAATTCCCTCTAAAGTACTTCGTCTGGGAATTGGAAGAATCTACAAAAATGCCAAAGATGTTTTTCGGAGTTACCAAGAAGCAAAAGTCGCCTTGGAATTGGGTAAGCTGATGGATTCGAGATTGCAAACTCCTTTTTTTATTAAATTAGGGTTAGCCAGAATTTTATATAATCATGACCGGCATGAATTAGCAGAACTATACAAAGAGACTTTAGGGGAACTTGAGCGTTATGATCTTCAGCACAATACCGATTTTATGAAAACCTTAGAAACCTTCTTAGCACACCGCTGTGATTTAAAGGAGACTGCTAAAGTCAGTTTTGTACATCCCAACACGTTACGTTATCGCTTGAAGAAGATCGAAGAAATTCTAGATGTTGACCTGGATGATTTCGATACTAAACTTAATCTTATGGTTGCCTTCAAAATTAAATTTTTGAAGAAGGCTGAGCTTGATAAGTAG
- a CDS encoding molybdopterin-dependent oxidoreductase, with product MADGAKLYKNVCPRNCYNTCGMLSHVVNGKLTKVEGDLRHGYSQGRLCAKGYAYTRYVYNPERLRYPLRQYPRGSGNWERISWDEAFKLISAKILELNHRYGSNLSLAFNKCSGNVGFLHYATEGMFNSFGSHTKLKGNPCMSAGMDAIRYSSGEGRSPDPEAMKDSKLIVLWGANPAWTAVHQLNFINQARDKGAVLVVIDPVCTPTAAIADHYIQIRPGTDGLLALGVAKVLVEEGRYDVSFVADHVEGWESFRSYLREKVTLEEVQTITGVAEKTVRVLADLYDNCDPAANWSGFGLQRYQNGGQNVRAVHALTALTGNIAKAGGGFYYFHPSTELFPLNLLNYQGPKDGLVSREIDINYYPSQALSLADPPVKFLWIAGRNPLSQDHEVQNWARLFRELELVVTVDLFMTKTGEMSDIVLPAASHFEEIDINTSYWHYWLALNEKAIESYYEAKSDLEIARLLTRKLNDLQPGFSNFPCERTAEEWIESEFTPNVLECYGLSSWRDLAEAPAKLGFSHNPGPDFKFNTKTRKFEIFSQDAKDDKLPALPRFWAGSSDSPFSLRLLTPQSIAGIHSQNWAVEWLGDVGADEVILNPFDAVQRKIQNGDKVWIYNAQGKITRKVRIDPEVLSGVIIIYQGGKEPVNRLLSGLSADMGRKSSGSEGVAFYNAFVDVEKIVRN from the coding sequence TTGGCAGATGGGGCTAAGCTTTACAAGAATGTTTGTCCGCGTAATTGTTACAATACTTGCGGAATGCTGTCTCATGTAGTCAATGGAAAATTGACCAAAGTAGAGGGAGATCTTCGGCATGGATACAGCCAGGGACGTCTATGTGCCAAAGGGTATGCTTATACGCGCTATGTCTATAATCCTGAGCGGCTGCGTTATCCCCTCAGACAGTACCCCAGAGGCTCAGGAAATTGGGAACGTATCAGCTGGGATGAGGCTTTTAAGCTTATCTCCGCTAAGATATTAGAGCTCAATCATCGTTATGGTTCAAATCTTTCCTTAGCTTTCAACAAGTGCTCCGGCAATGTCGGTTTTTTGCATTATGCTACTGAAGGAATGTTTAACAGCTTTGGTTCTCATACAAAATTAAAAGGCAATCCTTGCATGTCTGCAGGCATGGATGCCATAAGGTATAGTTCCGGCGAGGGGAGAAGCCCGGACCCTGAAGCCATGAAAGACTCAAAGTTAATCGTCCTTTGGGGAGCCAATCCGGCCTGGACGGCGGTTCATCAGTTAAACTTTATTAATCAGGCCAGAGATAAGGGTGCCGTCCTGGTCGTTATCGACCCGGTCTGTACTCCGACGGCGGCTATAGCGGACCATTATATCCAGATCCGCCCTGGAACAGATGGTCTGCTTGCGCTGGGGGTTGCCAAGGTTTTGGTTGAGGAAGGCAGGTATGATGTCTCATTTGTTGCTGACCATGTTGAAGGATGGGAAAGTTTTCGAAGCTATCTTCGCGAGAAAGTAACCTTAGAAGAGGTACAAACCATTACCGGAGTTGCTGAAAAAACGGTACGGGTACTGGCAGACCTGTACGATAACTGCGATCCCGCAGCAAACTGGTCCGGATTCGGCTTGCAGCGTTATCAGAATGGCGGACAGAATGTCAGAGCAGTTCATGCCTTAACCGCATTAACAGGCAACATCGCTAAAGCAGGCGGAGGGTTTTATTATTTTCATCCCAGTACAGAGTTGTTTCCGCTGAATTTATTAAATTATCAGGGCCCGAAGGATGGATTAGTGTCCCGTGAGATCGATATCAATTATTATCCATCTCAGGCCTTGTCCTTAGCAGACCCGCCCGTGAAGTTTTTATGGATTGCCGGAAGAAATCCATTGAGTCAGGACCATGAGGTTCAAAATTGGGCCCGGCTGTTTAGGGAGCTGGAGTTAGTCGTGACGGTCGATTTATTTATGACGAAAACCGGAGAAATGTCGGATATTGTACTTCCGGCTGCGAGCCATTTTGAAGAGATTGATATAAATACAAGTTACTGGCATTATTGGTTAGCTCTTAATGAAAAAGCCATTGAATCCTATTATGAGGCCAAGAGTGATTTGGAAATTGCCCGGTTGTTGACTCGGAAGTTAAACGATTTGCAGCCAGGTTTTTCTAATTTCCCCTGCGAACGAACGGCAGAGGAATGGATTGAGAGTGAGTTTACACCGAACGTATTAGAATGTTACGGGTTGTCGAGTTGGAGAGATTTAGCTGAAGCACCGGCAAAACTGGGATTCAGTCATAATCCGGGACCGGATTTTAAGTTTAATACTAAAACGAGAAAATTTGAGATATTTTCTCAGGATGCCAAAGACGATAAACTGCCGGCTTTGCCAAGGTTTTGGGCGGGGAGCAGCGATTCTCCGTTTTCACTGCGTCTTTTAACCCCGCAAAGCATTGCCGGCATTCATTCCCAAAACTGGGCCGTTGAGTGGCTGGGTGATGTAGGGGCAGATGAAGTTATTTTAAATCCCTTCGACGCAGTTCAGAGAAAGATTCAGAATGGGGATAAGGTCTGGATCTATAACGCACAGGGAAAGATTACTAGGAAGGTGAGAATAGATCCTGAAGTATTATCAGGCGTGATTATTATATACCAAGGGGGCAAAGAACCTGTGAATCGTCTTCTTTCCGGCTTATCTGCGGATATGGGGAGAAAATCCAGCGGAAGCGAAGGGGTTGCCTTTTATAATGCCTTTGTCGATGTGGAAAAGATCGTGAGGAACTAG
- a CDS encoding 4Fe-4S dicluster domain-containing protein, with the protein MNEQMGFLFSPERCVGCKSCETACKNENSTPLNVNWRRVSSLGLGNNLSVSCNHCESPECFRVCSQRAYVKRRDGIVMINVNRCNGCMDCVSACPYQAPQFDLDKQKASKCTFCLPRREEGLLPACVSACHTGALSMISLDEPPGDTIPTIAGFPDIRLTKPSIRFQPVKKKSRYWIK; encoded by the coding sequence ATGAATGAGCAAATGGGTTTTTTGTTCAGCCCGGAACGGTGCGTAGGGTGCAAGTCCTGTGAGACGGCTTGCAAAAATGAGAACTCCACACCCCTCAATGTTAATTGGCGCAGGGTATCATCCTTAGGGTTGGGAAATAATCTGTCCGTATCATGTAATCATTGCGAAAGCCCGGAGTGCTTTAGAGTCTGCTCCCAAAGAGCCTATGTCAAGCGCAGGGACGGCATTGTTATGATTAATGTAAATCGCTGCAATGGTTGTATGGATTGTGTTTCGGCATGTCCCTATCAAGCACCTCAATTTGATTTGGATAAACAAAAGGCCAGCAAATGCACATTTTGTTTGCCGCGCAGAGAAGAAGGTCTGCTGCCGGCTTGTGTAAGTGCCTGTCACACAGGGGCGCTTAGCATGATCAGCCTTGATGAGCCTCCGGGGGATACCATACCTACTATAGCGGGTTTTCCGGATATCCGGCTCACTAAACCATCTATCCGGTTTCAGCCGGTCAAGAAAAAGTCCAGATATTGGATAAAATAA
- a CDS encoding TorD/DmsD family molecular chaperone has protein sequence MGGDFTLDSMEVQKSIPPDSEGVLALIELRAYAYDVLRRTFALEPSQEYLVLMKDTIEQFPFASESEDIRKGIEAVHESLNRSTEIRDDDRDELHWDYTRMFIGPHKLAAPPWESAYANEGRLLFQKETLEVREAYLKYLFLPVQFQQEADDHLGLELDFMYHLCLILFEKIKSGDLSYAEVLKDQKNFLEQHLLTWVNRFCGDVIENSRTDFYRGMALILSGYLSIDQKALGELLAI, from the coding sequence ATGGGAGGTGATTTTACGTTAGACAGCATGGAAGTTCAAAAATCCATTCCCCCTGATAGCGAAGGTGTTTTAGCCCTAATCGAGCTGAGGGCCTACGCCTATGACGTCTTAAGGCGGACGTTTGCTTTGGAACCATCACAAGAGTATTTGGTTTTGATGAAGGATACCATAGAACAATTTCCGTTTGCTTCAGAAAGTGAAGACATTCGCAAGGGCATTGAAGCCGTTCATGAATCACTTAACCGAAGCACCGAGATTAGGGATGATGACAGAGATGAACTGCATTGGGATTATACTCGTATGTTTATCGGTCCCCATAAATTAGCTGCCCCCCCTTGGGAGTCAGCTTATGCCAATGAAGGCAGACTGCTTTTTCAAAAGGAGACACTAGAGGTAAGAGAGGCCTATTTAAAGTATTTATTTCTCCCGGTTCAATTTCAACAGGAGGCGGACGACCATCTGGGTTTGGAACTGGATTTTATGTATCATCTATGTCTTATCCTTTTTGAGAAGATCAAGTCCGGTGATTTGAGCTATGCAGAGGTATTAAAGGATCAGAAAAACTTCCTTGAGCAGCATCTCTTAACTTGGGTTAATCGGTTTTGCGGGGATGTTATCGAAAATTCCAGGACGGATTTTTACAGAGGGATGGCACTTATCTTATCAGGTTATTTGTCGATAGATCAAAAAGCTCTCGGGGAACTCTTGGCAATCTAA